In the genome of Desulfocurvibacter africanus subsp. africanus DSM 2603, the window TCGTCCAGGTACTGCAGGCGGCCGTGGCTCACGTCGAGCACGGTCACGCGCGCGCCCAGGCCCATGGCCATCTTGGCGGCGTTGGTGCCCACGATGCCGCCGCCCAGCACGACCACGTGGCCGGGCATGACTCCGGGCACGCCGCCGAGCAGGATGCCGCGACCGCCCTGAGGCTTTTCCAGATACTTGGCGCCTTCCTGGGTGGCCATGCGGCCTGCGACCTCGCTCATGGGCGTGAGCAGTGGCAGCGCGCCGCCCGGGAGCTGCACGGTCTCGTAGGCGATGCCCGTGGTGCCCGATGTGAGCATGGCCTTGGTCAGGGCCTCGTCGGCGGCCAGGTGCAGGTAGGTAAACAGGATGAGCTCGGGGCGCAGGAAGCGGAACTCCTCGGTCAGAGGCTCCTTGACCTTGATGACCATCTGGCAGGACCAGGCGTCCTCGGCCGAGACGAGCCTGGCTCCGGCGGCCTGGTACTCCTCGTCCGTCAGGCCGCTGCCCAGGCCGGCGCCACGCTCCACCAGGACTTCATTCCCACGGCGGACAAGAGAGTCGACTCCACCGGGAGTCATGGCCACTCTATTTTCCAGGGTCTTAATCTCTTTTGGAATTCCTATGCGCATACAGCTCCTCCGAAGGTGAAGTTGGCGGCTGTCGAGCTTGGCAGCACCAGATGAATAGCCGATGGACGGCTCTAGCAGCCCCAGGGCGCAGGGTCAACAGCCTGGGATTGCACGCGCTTGCACAGCAGGGCTGACACCTTTTCGCTTACGAATATTTTACTGTTGCCTCGCATTACGCTTTACAACATAATCGATTGAAAGCCTGTTTCGGATTTCAAGCTGCATTGCGTGCAGCGGCCTCCAGCCTAGCAAAGAGCTTTGGAGCGCACGCGCCGTCTAAAGCATGCGCTCTGCCCGTCCGATAAGATCGGATACAGTCCATCGCATTACTGACAGGGCCGGGTGAAGGCGAACGTCTTGCGCTTGTTTCCGGTCGAGACGGCTCCGAAGGAATTGCATACGGAGTCAGCGAACGCCCATGCGCCGGCCCAAGTCTCGCTGCCCTCCGGTGGCGCGCCCCGGCCCAGGAATCCATGGATGGAATGAGGAACGGCATGGCCGACGCAACTAGCAGCAAGAATATCATCTTCCACAAGAATCAGATCGTCCTGCGGGAAGGCCAGTCCAACCCTACGGCCTACATGGTCAAGCGTGGCTCCGTGACCATCTACCGCATCGTGAACAACCGGCGGGTGGTCCTGGGCGTTATCAAGCCCGGCCAGTTCTTCGGCGAGGCCTCGTTGCTCACGGGTGAGCCTTTCCACGCCAATGCCGAGGCCGACGACTACACCGAGCTCATCCCCTTCGACGCGCCGCTGCTGCACGGGCTGCTGCTCAAGAGCCCCGTGCCGCTGCAGCGCCTGCTGCGCCATCTCCTGGAGCGGGTAAAGGTGCTGGAAAAGGCCATCCAGGATCAGCCCACCAACAACCGCGTGCTCGGCGTATGCCAGGTCCTGCACCTCCTGCACCTGGCTTCGGAGCAGGGCCAGCCCAAGAAGCGCAGCAACGCGGACCCCGTGGAGTTCAGCTCCACGGACACCCACAGGGCCATCCGCAACATCCTGCTCATCTCGCAGCTGGAGCTGGAGCTTATCCTGGAGCGTTTGGCCAAGCTCGGGCTCATCGCCATCTCCGACGTTAAGCAATCCCGATACGAGAAAAACATCTTCGGCGAGCTCCAAAAGACGGGCGAGCAGGTGCGCGACCGCATGATCAGCCTGTGCAACCCGCAGACCTTCCTGTCCACGGCGCGTAATCTCGCGGTCAGCGACCCCGATCCCAACTCGCCCTTCACCAAGGAACTCGAGTACATCGACATCCACGCCTTCGCCCAGCTCGTGGACGCAAGCCCGGAGATGGTCTACCGCAAGATCGGCAACCAGGAAGTGCCCGAGGAGCTGTTCTTCCTCTGCAAGACACAGGCGCAAGCCTGGGCGCGGGAAATGGGCGAGAACTTCTTCAAGAAGATCAAGCGCAAGCGCCTCAAGCTCGAAGAGCTGGAAACCGTGGACGACATCGTCATGGTGGACGACACCACCCTGCAGGAGGCCTTCCCGCTACTCGGGTTCCACAAGTTGGGAATTCTTTACTCCGCCGCCCAGCCCGAGACTCGCGACAAAATCCTGGCCAACCTCTCGCGCAAGATGGCCAAGGTCATCCATGACGAGGGCCGCGACAAAAAATTTTCCGACACCGAAGTGGCCGACGTGGAGCACGAGCTCATGGAGCTCATCAAGCAGCGCAAGGGCCAAAGCCCTGGCAAGGGAGCCTAAGGCGTGAACATCGCGACGATCCTCGGCATCCTGTCCGGCGCCGTGGTGCTCGGCTGGGCGACCTACCACTCCACCAGCGACCCCATGGTCTTCGTGAACTATCCGGGCCTTGCCATCGTGCTCGGCGGCATCGCCGCTGCTACGTTCATCTGCTACCCCCTCAAGGAGGTCATGCGCGTCTTCCAGGTCTTCCTGCTG includes:
- a CDS encoding cyclic nucleotide-binding domain-containing protein, producing the protein MADATSSKNIIFHKNQIVLREGQSNPTAYMVKRGSVTIYRIVNNRRVVLGVIKPGQFFGEASLLTGEPFHANAEADDYTELIPFDAPLLHGLLLKSPVPLQRLLRHLLERVKVLEKAIQDQPTNNRVLGVCQVLHLLHLASEQGQPKKRSNADPVEFSSTDTHRAIRNILLISQLELELILERLAKLGLIAISDVKQSRYEKNIFGELQKTGEQVRDRMISLCNPQTFLSTARNLAVSDPDPNSPFTKELEYIDIHAFAQLVDASPEMVYRKIGNQEVPEELFFLCKTQAQAWAREMGENFFKKIKRKRLKLEELETVDDIVMVDDTTLQEAFPLLGFHKLGILYSAAQPETRDKILANLSRKMAKVIHDEGRDKKFSDTEVADVEHELMELIKQRKGQSPGKGA
- the ald gene encoding alanine dehydrogenase translates to MRIGIPKEIKTLENRVAMTPGGVDSLVRRGNEVLVERGAGLGSGLTDEEYQAAGARLVSAEDAWSCQMVIKVKEPLTEEFRFLRPELILFTYLHLAADEALTKAMLTSGTTGIAYETVQLPGGALPLLTPMSEVAGRMATQEGAKYLEKPQGGRGILLGGVPGVMPGHVVVLGGGIVGTNAAKMAMGLGARVTVLDVSHGRLQYLDDVFGGRIMTMTSTEPNVREIVKTADLVIGAVLIPGAKAPRLVTRNMLSTMREGSVIVDVAVDQGGCVETIKPTTHADPTYMVDGVLHYGVANMPGAVPRTSTFALANQTLPYALKLAAKGIDALRADKSLALGLNTYQKQLTCPGVGEAFGMASVTPGVVLN